One window of the Podospora pseudocomata strain CBS 415.72m chromosome 7, whole genome shotgun sequence genome contains the following:
- a CDS encoding hypothetical protein (EggNog:ENOG5039UV9; COG:Q), whose protein sequence is MDLLSTAFWAVASPIVLFLAYTYLSLLWNYIVALQIGVPVRAIPIEQTNPFWMIMDKKVLAFLKRYLPFLRGSSFARFNWRGFEIVERYKPHHELGDVYMVSTPGKNWLYLGDPDLVTEMFKRRNDFPRCSKLTESLNVFGTNLGTVDAAEWKRQRKIIATCFTEQTNAFVWSDAVTRARDMHRYWTSKPSLTTAADDLRTLSLGIMSEVGFGQSSQFQGHEERLGASGTSTTSYKDTLQEILENCVLIMALGPEVLAKLERWLPKKLKKLQHACVVFQSHMTKMYEETKAKVSNRTSSPTSADSRNFLTSLVQASHGMTSEGLTEKQVYGNMFMLAFAGHDTVAHTFTFAMLFLAGSPDVQDWISEEVRAVLEDRDTKDLDYEKDFPRLHRCLAVMCETIRLYSPVALAKWTDSAAQTLQVGQKAIVIPANTMVIPSYSCLHTDPRWWGEDSLTWRPSRWIRKSGPKGEEELITPRKGTFLGWSEGVRDCPGRKFSKVEFVATIATLFKDWKVDPVPLDGENLTQARKRVLEFIVEDAAPVLLLQMNHPERVPLVWKKR, encoded by the exons ATGGACCTGCTATCAACAGCCTTCTGGGCGGTTGCCAGTCCGATAGTTCTTTTCCTGGCATACACTTACCTTTCACTCCTTTGGAACTACATCGTCGCCCTTCAAATTGGCGTCCCGGTCCGAGCTATCCCCATCGAGCAGACCAACCCTTTCTGGATGATTATGGATAAGAAAGTCCTGGCCTTTCTGAAGCGATACCTGCCATTTTTGCGAGGCTCCAGCTTTGCGCGATTCAACTGGCGAGGGTTTGAGATCGTCGAGAGATACAAGCCGCATCATGAACTGGGAGATGTGTACATGGTCTCGACTCCTGGGAAGAACTGGTTGTACCTCGGTGACCCTGACTTGGTAACGGAGATGTTCAAGAGACGGAACGATTTTCCGAGATGTTCGAAGCTGACGG AGTCTCTGAACGTTTTTGGGACAAATCTGGGCACTGTTGACGCTGCGGAGTGGAAGCGGCAACGAAAGATTATTGCGACGTGCTTCACTGAGCAAACCAATGCTTTCGTGTGGAGTGATGCCGTTACTCGCGCCCGCGATATGCACCGTTACTGGACTTCAAAGCCGAGTTTGACGACAGCTGCCGACGACCTTCGCACACTGTCTTTGGGCATCATGTCCGAAGTTGGATTCGGGCAGTCATCCCAGTTTCAAGGTCATGAAGAACGGCTGGGAGCAAGCGGCACATCGACGACCAGCTACAAGGACACACTGCAGGAGATTTTGGAGAACTGTGTCCTAATCATGGCGCTGGGGCCAGAGGTTCTTGCCAAGCTTGAAAGATGGCTTCCGAAGAAGCTGAAAAAGCTCCAGCATGCTTGCGTGGTGTTTCAGAGCCACATGACCAAAATGTACGAGGAGACAAAGGCCAAGGTTTCCAATCGGACCTCCTCTCCGACTTCGGCCGATTCGCGAAACTTCTTGACCTCATTGGTGCAAGCCTCACACGGGATGACATCGGAGGGTCTGACAGAAAAGCAAGTGTACGGCAATATGTTCATGTTGGCGTTTGCTGGCCACGACACGGTAGCACACACCTTTACCTTTGCCATGCTCTTCCTGGCAGGGTCTCCTGACGTTCAAGACTGGATTTCGGAAGAGGTGCGGgcggttctggaagaccgCGATACGAAGGATCTGGACTACGAAAAGGACTTCCCGCGTCTTCACCGATGTCTGGCTGTGATGTGCGAGACTATCCGTCTGTACAGCCCAGTTGCTTTGGCCAAGTGGACAGACTCGGCCGCACAAACGCTACAGGTTGGACAGAAGGCGATTGTTATCCCCGCAAACACCATGGTCATTCCCAGCTACTCTTGTCTTCACACTGACCCCagatggtggggagaggACTCCTTGACATGGCGGCCCTCGAGATGGATCAGGAAGAGCGGGCcgaagggagaggaggagctgaTAACACCTCGCAAAGGGACGTTTCTTGGCTGGTCCGAAGGCGTACGGGACTGCCCAGGCCGAAAATTCTCCAAGGTTGAGTTTGTGGCCACGATCGCGACACTGTTCAAAGATTGGAAGGTTGATCCAGTTCCTCTAGATGGAGAAAATCTGA